One region of Qipengyuania gaetbuli genomic DNA includes:
- a CDS encoding lysine--tRNA ligase, with amino-acid sequence MSMNDLIAAARVSKAWPFQEAQRLLKRYPDGTKPDGSPVLFETGYGPSGLPHIGTFQEVLRTTLVRRAFEAMIGAKPEDGKTRLVAFSDDMDGLRKVPDNVPNQALLEANLHLPLSRVPDPFEKGHESFAAHNNAKLREFLDRFGFQYEFIAANDMYNSGRFDDALRQVLRKNQAILDIMLPTLREERRQTYSPVLPISPLTGRVLQVPVEVVDAEAGTIRFTDEDGSTVEQSALGGMSKLQWKVDWAMRWYALGVDYEMYGKDLTDSGVQSGKIVQVLGGRKPEGLIYEMFLDQNGEKISKSKGNGLSIEEWLQYGSEESLGFYIFPNPKSAKQLHVGVIPRAVDDYWQFRERLSEQDLDKQLGNPVWHLLRANGGFDAEEAPGGGDSLPVTYGLLLNLASVLGAEATVPNLREYLESYIGEGKVTSELEVLIETAVNYTRDYIAPTLEKRAPAANEAAALKTLDAYLATADADTSAEDLQTEVYEIGKREEFGFENLRDWFKALYQTLLGSDQGPRMGSFIALYGIENSRKLIAEALARG; translated from the coding sequence ATGAGCATGAACGATCTGATCGCCGCCGCGCGCGTGTCCAAGGCCTGGCCGTTCCAGGAGGCGCAGCGCCTGCTCAAACGCTATCCCGACGGCACCAAGCCCGACGGCAGCCCCGTGCTGTTCGAAACCGGCTACGGCCCCAGCGGCCTGCCGCATATCGGCACGTTCCAGGAAGTGCTGCGCACCACGCTGGTGCGCCGCGCTTTCGAGGCGATGATCGGTGCGAAGCCGGAAGACGGCAAGACGCGCCTCGTCGCCTTTTCCGACGACATGGACGGCCTGCGCAAGGTGCCCGACAACGTCCCCAACCAGGCGCTGCTCGAGGCGAATTTGCACCTGCCGCTGTCCCGCGTGCCCGACCCGTTCGAAAAGGGCCACGAAAGCTTCGCTGCGCACAACAACGCCAAGCTGCGCGAGTTCCTCGACCGCTTCGGCTTCCAGTACGAATTCATCGCCGCGAACGACATGTACAATTCCGGGCGCTTCGACGATGCGTTGCGGCAGGTCTTGCGCAAGAACCAGGCGATCCTCGACATCATGCTGCCTACGCTGCGCGAAGAGCGGCGGCAGACCTATTCGCCGGTCCTGCCGATCAGCCCGTTGACGGGCCGCGTGCTGCAAGTCCCGGTAGAGGTGGTCGATGCCGAAGCCGGCACCATCCGCTTCACCGACGAAGACGGCAGCACGGTCGAACAGTCTGCGCTTGGCGGCATGTCCAAGCTGCAGTGGAAGGTCGACTGGGCGATGCGCTGGTACGCCCTGGGCGTCGATTACGAGATGTACGGCAAGGACCTGACCGACAGCGGCGTGCAGTCGGGCAAGATCGTGCAGGTGCTCGGCGGTCGCAAGCCGGAAGGCCTGATCTACGAGATGTTCCTCGACCAGAACGGCGAGAAGATTTCCAAGTCCAAGGGCAACGGCCTGTCGATCGAGGAATGGCTGCAATACGGCAGCGAGGAGAGCCTCGGCTTCTACATCTTCCCCAATCCCAAGAGCGCCAAGCAGCTGCACGTGGGCGTGATCCCGCGCGCGGTCGACGATTACTGGCAGTTCCGCGAGCGATTGAGCGAACAGGACCTCGACAAGCAGCTCGGCAATCCGGTGTGGCACCTGCTGCGCGCCAATGGCGGGTTCGACGCGGAAGAGGCTCCCGGCGGCGGCGACAGCCTGCCGGTGACCTATGGCCTGCTGCTGAACCTCGCCAGCGTGCTGGGCGCGGAAGCGACTGTCCCGAACCTGCGCGAATATCTCGAAAGCTATATCGGTGAGGGCAAGGTGACGTCCGAACTGGAAGTGCTGATCGAGACGGCGGTGAACTACACGCGAGACTACATCGCGCCGACGCTGGAAAAGCGCGCTCCGGCAGCGAACGAGGCTGCGGCGCTGAAGACGCTCGACGCCTATCTCGCCACGGCCGATGCCGATACCAGCGCGGAAGATCTGCAGACCGAAGTCTACGAGATCGGCAAGCGCGAGGAATTCGGGTTCGAGAACCTGCGCGACTGGTTCAAGGCGCTCTACCAGACGCTGCTCGGCAGCGACCAGGGGCCGCGCATGGGCAGCTTCATCGCCCTCTACGGGATCGAAAACAGCCGCAAGCTCATCGCCGAGGCGCTCGCGCGCGGCTGA
- a CDS encoding PNPOx family protein yields the protein MYDTLDKVRADIADRLTMAASGRKSAMHTPVVITPDADARIMVLREFDIDSSTLRFHTDIRSPKVQVIGEGADMAVLFYDPDAKVQLRCRGRGRIETDTPLADAAWASSTKFARRCYLGAAPGEESDGPSSGLPDWAQGEQPTDEQLVPARANFAVLLVTLSEVDWYWLSHEGHRRALIGDTGDRWLTP from the coding sequence ATGTACGACACGCTCGACAAGGTCCGCGCCGATATCGCCGATCGCCTCACCATGGCCGCATCGGGCCGCAAGTCGGCGATGCACACGCCGGTCGTGATAACCCCCGATGCAGACGCACGGATCATGGTGCTGCGCGAATTCGACATCGACAGTTCCACCTTGCGGTTCCACACCGATATCCGCTCGCCCAAGGTGCAGGTGATCGGCGAGGGAGCCGACATGGCGGTGCTGTTCTACGATCCCGATGCGAAGGTGCAACTGCGCTGCCGGGGGCGGGGCCGGATCGAGACCGATACGCCGCTGGCCGATGCAGCCTGGGCCTCGAGCACGAAATTCGCGCGCAGGTGCTACCTCGGCGCAGCGCCGGGCGAGGAAAGCGATGGCCCGTCCAGCGGGCTTCCCGACTGGGCGCAGGGCGAACAGCCGACCGATGAACAGCTGGTGCCCGCGCGGGCCAATTTCGCCGTCTTGCTGGTGACGCTGTCGGAAGTGGACTGGTACTGGTTGTCCCACGAAGGCCATCGCCGCGCGCTGATCGGCGACACAGGCGACCGCTGGCTTACACCCTGA
- a CDS encoding RcnB family protein, which yields MTVTKLMKGSALGALAIAMATTVLPAQASAAEATAQERPDRERGERRQERRSERREVRQERREVRQERRAEPGPRIERTAPVESMRERQIDRRQTVATAQSRGEERRGRDWNQSQRRAEVAQERQGRNWNRSESRDDRRDDRRAERRDGNRDAARIIRRERVEDARREAYRDGRRDERRGDYRENREIRRDAYRDGYRDARRSDRNDRRARYYDGRRWHDYDRWDHRHWRSNTRYDWYRYRNHNHSIFRLGRYYAPYRGYSYRRLNIGFYLGDLFFGSRYWINDPWRYRLPEVYGPYRWVRYYDDVLLVDIYSGEVVDVIYDFFW from the coding sequence ATGACTGTGACCAAGCTGATGAAAGGCAGTGCCCTGGGTGCTCTCGCGATTGCGATGGCGACCACCGTCCTGCCCGCCCAGGCGTCGGCTGCCGAAGCCACCGCGCAGGAACGCCCCGACCGCGAACGCGGCGAACGCCGCCAGGAACGCCGCAGCGAACGCCGTGAAGTTCGCCAGGAGCGCCGCGAGGTGCGCCAGGAACGCCGCGCAGAACCCGGCCCGCGTATCGAGCGCACCGCCCCTGTCGAAAGCATGCGCGAGCGCCAGATCGACCGTCGCCAGACCGTCGCCACCGCGCAGTCGCGTGGCGAGGAGCGTCGCGGCCGTGACTGGAACCAGTCGCAGCGTCGCGCGGAGGTGGCCCAGGAACGCCAAGGTCGCAACTGGAACCGCTCGGAAAGCCGCGACGATCGTCGTGACGACCGCCGCGCCGAGCGCCGCGACGGCAATCGCGATGCCGCGCGCATCATCCGCCGTGAACGCGTCGAGGATGCGCGTCGCGAAGCCTATCGCGACGGCCGCCGTGACGAGCGCCGGGGCGATTACCGCGAGAACCGCGAGATCCGCCGCGATGCCTATCGTGACGGCTACCGCGACGCTCGCCGGAGCGACCGGAACGATCGCCGCGCCCGCTATTACGACGGACGCCGCTGGCACGATTACGACCGGTGGGACCACCGTCACTGGCGCTCGAACACGCGCTACGACTGGTACCGCTATCGCAATCACAACCACAGCATCTTCCGTCTCGGCCGCTATTATGCGCCCTATCGCGGATACAGCTATCGCCGCCTGAACATCGGTTTCTATCTCGGGGACCTGTTCTTCGGCAGCCGCTACTGGATCAACGATCCCTGGCGTTATCGCCTGCCGGAAGTCTACGGCCCCTATCGCTGGGTCCGGTATTACGACGACGTGCTGCTGGTCGATATCTACAGCGGCGAAGTGGTCGACGTGATTTACGACTTCTTCTGGTAA
- a CDS encoding transferrin-binding protein-like solute binding protein translates to MKSTVVAKASSASALALAMSLAACGGGSSPPRSTPPPTGTPSPSPTPTPTPTPTPSPTPTPSPTPTPTPTPTPTPTPTPTPTPTPPPTTANADLLGPLKSETFQGVSSRIAANFNASGTTGTATTGTTATIAFNETTSSYSLVTPTGTITFSPSDIDTAQSSAGAVVYIKRSGDRTDSLTLTRPGTSGPLTYRYVGSAFWQRTDIGTTTASGSIDAFVYGIPTKDADVPRTGSANYDIDLIGAMTDFSAIRGLAGGGTASVDFGSGNIIIIGKMDLIADGRSIETIDFSSNATLSSSANSFSGDFVFTQFQHFNGTLQGKLFGPAGEEIGASWSASDSTGRVATGTIMGRRGAADTSNGTFATPLTKSETFSTTEAVMTFKFDNQLGSNFERGDFRDIAVTNGPFTIRYDADTNRYIYRGDGLAETYDANIAQFINLGATKQVEFSRSATENQILGNAFNYVASNYLLVREGDNFRLNAFIFGFPTVFNDIPTTGTASYLVRVDGQAADNAYRNPMVISGTGELLVEFGTGKLTANVPINYAEWATASGIFSETATGNWIWDGQIAAGRNEFNGTVTMTGIGDYTGSGKGQFFGPGARELGGSFTATRDADGMAIGTFKGVLDPAKIPPPAGSIASLTTRTSLTAVDDSKTSDVGAITGIVYDPATKGYILSFANFPDVTLDDTTADSRNNEADRFFNYSQTLQDSTGTFRDWVSQVNNAQGTNPLVALTYSNFGRVFFTSRAVSGSAGWDYNVFSTGLPTRDMPTTGTASYTGATMGYIQVDRDTTTGGNLIYLYYGTVGLNADFGRGSITANFADFNGNLSLQENGSGAPMNRIFEGFTLGGLITGSTFAGQEQQGDWLRRMNGAFYGPGAAEAGGTFRAERGNPSGTGEVIRIDGSFGAGKD, encoded by the coding sequence ATGAAGTCGACTGTTGTTGCGAAGGCCTCTTCGGCCTCCGCCCTTGCGCTTGCCATGTCTCTTGCAGCTTGCGGTGGAGGGTCGAGCCCGCCGCGTAGCACGCCTCCGCCGACCGGGACGCCGTCGCCTTCGCCGACACCCACCCCGACACCTACGCCTACACCGTCGCCGACGCCTACACCGTCGCCGACCCCCACTCCGACGCCTACGCCGACACCTACTCCCACGCCCACGCCCACGCCGACGCCCACTCCGCCGCCCACCACTGCGAATGCGGACCTTCTCGGGCCGCTGAAGTCGGAGACGTTCCAGGGCGTTTCGTCGCGTATCGCTGCCAATTTCAACGCGAGCGGCACCACCGGCACGGCGACGACCGGGACCACGGCCACCATCGCCTTCAACGAGACGACGAGCAGCTATTCGCTCGTCACGCCGACCGGCACGATCACCTTCTCGCCGAGCGATATCGACACCGCGCAGTCAAGCGCCGGAGCGGTGGTCTACATCAAGCGGTCAGGCGACCGGACCGACTCGCTCACGCTGACGCGGCCGGGCACTTCGGGCCCGCTCACTTACCGCTATGTCGGCAGCGCCTTCTGGCAGCGCACCGATATCGGCACCACCACCGCTTCGGGCTCGATCGATGCCTTCGTATACGGCATCCCGACCAAGGACGCGGACGTGCCGCGCACCGGCTCGGCCAATTACGACATCGACCTGATCGGGGCGATGACCGATTTCAGCGCCATCCGCGGCCTTGCCGGCGGGGGCACGGCCTCGGTCGATTTCGGGTCCGGCAACATCATCATCATCGGCAAGATGGACCTGATCGCTGATGGCAGGTCGATCGAGACGATCGACTTCTCCAGCAATGCCACCCTGTCCTCTTCCGCCAACAGCTTCTCGGGCGATTTCGTCTTCACCCAGTTCCAGCATTTCAACGGAACATTGCAGGGCAAGCTGTTTGGTCCGGCAGGCGAGGAAATCGGCGCGTCCTGGTCCGCCAGCGATTCGACCGGACGTGTAGCGACGGGCACCATCATGGGCCGCCGCGGCGCAGCCGACACCAGCAACGGCACCTTCGCCACGCCGCTGACCAAGAGCGAGACGTTCTCGACCACCGAAGCGGTCATGACGTTCAAGTTCGACAACCAGCTCGGCTCGAATTTCGAGAGGGGTGACTTCCGCGACATCGCGGTCACGAACGGTCCGTTCACGATCCGCTACGATGCCGACACGAACCGCTACATCTACCGGGGCGACGGTCTGGCCGAGACCTATGATGCGAACATCGCGCAGTTCATCAACCTCGGAGCGACCAAGCAGGTCGAATTCAGCCGGTCGGCCACGGAAAACCAGATCCTGGGCAATGCGTTCAACTATGTCGCGTCGAATTACCTGCTGGTACGCGAAGGTGACAATTTCCGCCTGAACGCCTTCATCTTCGGTTTCCCGACCGTCTTCAACGACATCCCGACCACCGGCACCGCGAGCTACCTCGTGCGCGTGGACGGGCAGGCGGCCGACAATGCCTATCGCAACCCGATGGTGATTTCCGGCACCGGCGAACTGCTGGTGGAATTCGGCACCGGCAAGCTGACGGCCAACGTTCCCATCAATTACGCCGAATGGGCGACCGCCTCGGGCATCTTCTCCGAAACCGCGACGGGCAACTGGATCTGGGACGGCCAGATCGCTGCCGGCCGCAACGAGTTCAACGGGACGGTCACGATGACCGGGATCGGCGACTATACCGGCAGCGGCAAGGGCCAGTTCTTCGGCCCCGGCGCACGCGAGCTGGGCGGCAGCTTCACTGCGACCCGCGATGCCGACGGCATGGCGATCGGCACGTTCAAGGGCGTGCTCGACCCGGCCAAGATCCCGCCGCCGGCAGGCTCCATCGCCAGCCTGACGACGCGCACATCGCTTACCGCGGTGGACGATTCCAAGACATCGGATGTCGGGGCGATCACAGGCATCGTCTACGATCCCGCGACCAAGGGTTATATCCTCAGCTTCGCAAACTTCCCGGACGTAACGCTGGACGATACGACCGCGGATTCGCGCAACAACGAAGCCGACAGATTCTTCAACTATTCGCAGACCTTGCAGGATTCCACCGGCACCTTCCGCGATTGGGTGAGCCAGGTGAACAACGCACAGGGCACCAACCCGCTGGTGGCACTGACCTATTCGAATTTCGGCCGGGTGTTCTTCACCTCGCGTGCGGTCTCCGGCAGCGCAGGGTGGGACTACAACGTATTCTCTACCGGCCTGCCGACGAGGGACATGCCGACCACCGGCACGGCGTCCTATACCGGCGCGACGATGGGTTACATCCAGGTCGATCGCGATACGACGACCGGCGGCAACCTGATATACCTTTACTACGGCACCGTCGGGTTGAACGCCGACTTCGGACGAGGATCGATCACCGCCAATTTCGCCGATTTCAACGGCAACCTCTCCCTGCAGGAGAACGGCAGCGGTGCGCCGATGAACCGGATCTTCGAAGGCTTCACCCTTGGCGGCCTCATCACCGGCTCGACCTTCGCCGGGCAGGAACAGCAGGGCGACTGGCTGCGGCGGATGAACGGTGCCTTCTACGGACCCGGCGCTGCCGAGGCAGGCGGGACGTTCCGCGCCGAACGCGGCAACCCGTCGGGTACCGGTGAAGTCATCCGCATCGACGGCAGCTTCGGGGCAGGGAAGGACTAG
- a CDS encoding cytochrome b, with amino-acid sequence MDTTTSGRRYSVGAMIFHWVIAVAVIVNWRIVEAAEHLGDAEKAPLMANHKALGITILLLTIGRLLWRWTHPVPPLPSNLANWERVLARTVHVIFYVLLIGLPIGGWLAGSFFGMGVDVFGIFSLPALPVGENPDAGKAIIGFHKTGGEVFIYLIALHILGALKHTFFDKNGGVFRMLPFGKVPG; translated from the coding sequence ATGGATACCACCACCAGCGGCCGCCGCTATTCGGTCGGCGCGATGATATTTCACTGGGTTATCGCGGTCGCGGTGATCGTGAACTGGCGCATCGTCGAGGCGGCAGAGCACCTGGGCGATGCAGAAAAGGCGCCGCTGATGGCCAATCACAAGGCGCTGGGCATCACCATCCTGCTGCTGACGATCGGCCGCCTGCTGTGGCGCTGGACCCATCCGGTCCCGCCGCTGCCGAGCAATCTCGCGAACTGGGAGCGGGTGCTGGCGCGCACGGTCCACGTGATCTTCTACGTCCTGCTCATCGGCCTGCCGATCGGCGGCTGGCTGGCCGGCTCCTTCTTCGGGATGGGCGTCGATGTCTTCGGTATCTTCTCGCTGCCGGCGCTGCCGGTGGGCGAAAACCCCGATGCCGGCAAGGCCATCATCGGCTTCCACAAGACCGGCGGCGAGGTCTTCATCTACCTCATCGCGCTGCATATCCTTGGGGCCCTGAAGCACACCTTCTTCGACAAGAACGGCGGCGTCTTCCGTATGCTGCCCTTCGGCAAGGTGCCGGGCTGA
- a CDS encoding surface lipoprotein assembly modifier, with translation MHAQDAVAGAQSVELTNAELFAVADAARDRGELDLAAQAYEALAENEEGPLKREALFRLAMLRADLQQRYADAAVLFRQILDEEPGNARVRIELARMQAMMGNLGEASRELRAAQAAGLPPEVEQMVRFYAQALTAQRPFGASFRVALAPDSNINRATRSDTLDTILGDFTLDEDAQETSGVGLSLQGQLFGKVGIDRRSDLLLRLSASGDVYRESQFDDYIVALQAGPQYRLWGGTLDVAATASHRWFGQESYSLTVGATADYRLPVSDTAQLRVSATVTDNDNRRNDLQDGTRLALRSGVDLALDARSGLGANLMAVRTGARDPGYANVTGGIDGYLYREFGSVTAVLDLGYSHLEADRRLLLFPERRVDDRFSVALSGTLRTLRLGNFAPVVKVEYEKNLSTVGIYKYNRLAGEIGVAAAF, from the coding sequence TTGCACGCACAAGACGCCGTCGCCGGTGCGCAAAGCGTCGAGCTGACCAATGCCGAACTCTTCGCCGTGGCCGACGCCGCGCGCGATCGCGGCGAACTGGACCTTGCCGCGCAGGCCTACGAGGCACTGGCGGAGAATGAGGAAGGCCCGCTGAAACGCGAAGCGCTGTTCCGCCTCGCCATGCTGCGCGCGGACCTGCAGCAGCGCTATGCGGATGCCGCCGTCCTGTTCCGCCAGATCCTCGACGAAGAACCCGGCAATGCACGCGTCCGCATCGAACTGGCGCGGATGCAGGCCATGATGGGCAACCTTGGCGAAGCGAGCCGCGAATTGCGTGCGGCGCAGGCAGCCGGCCTGCCGCCCGAGGTAGAGCAGATGGTGCGCTTCTATGCGCAGGCGCTCACCGCGCAGCGACCGTTCGGCGCCAGCTTCCGTGTCGCGCTGGCGCCCGACAGCAATATCAACCGCGCCACGCGTTCCGACACGCTCGATACGATCCTGGGCGATTTCACTCTCGACGAGGATGCGCAGGAAACCTCCGGCGTCGGCCTGTCGCTGCAGGGGCAGCTGTTCGGCAAGGTCGGGATCGACAGGCGGTCCGACCTGCTGCTGCGCCTGTCGGCGAGCGGCGATGTCTACAGGGAAAGCCAGTTCGACGATTACATCGTCGCCCTGCAGGCAGGACCGCAATACCGGCTGTGGGGCGGAACGCTGGATGTGGCCGCCACCGCGTCGCACCGCTGGTTCGGGCAGGAAAGCTATTCGCTGACTGTCGGGGCGACCGCCGATTACCGTCTGCCGGTTTCAGACACCGCGCAGCTGCGCGTTTCCGCCACGGTCACGGACAATGACAACCGCCGCAACGATCTGCAGGACGGCACGCGGCTGGCGCTGCGGAGCGGTGTGGACCTCGCGCTCGATGCGCGCAGCGGGCTGGGCGCGAACCTGATGGCGGTGCGTACCGGCGCGCGCGATCCGGGATATGCCAATGTCACGGGCGGTATCGACGGATACCTCTACCGCGAATTCGGCTCGGTCACCGCCGTGCTCGATCTGGGCTATTCGCACCTCGAGGCGGACCGGCGACTACTGCTGTTTCCCGAGCGGCGCGTAGACGACCGCTTCTCGGTTGCTTTGTCCGGAACGCTGAGGACTTTGCGCCTCGGGAACTTCGCGCCGGTCGTTAAGGTCGAATACGAAAAAAATCTTTCAACCGTCGGTATATATAAATACAATCGTCTTGCCGGAGAGATCGGAGTCGCTGCGGCGTTTTAG
- a CDS encoding sensor domain-containing diguanylate cyclase, translating to MSRGTAIHSERYVWPLVYSLAWLVCAYIALELTQGEDGIAAVWPSSGIFVASLLHLGRSGRLATTVGVGIASLLANYVGGLSLLACFGYTVANLAEGWLVFYLMGGEKSRGKLLARPMNLIRFAASAIFVAMLSAGVAGVLSAKFDLDFLTSWATTVGLGMLIVAPFILFLVQSDEGRKRLVSVRTVWALMLVAVASLAAFGQAQVPLLFLPVLAISIATAALGLSGAALALLVVAVIGSVLTVYDTGPVSGYFPLQGQQVLFLQVYFLGLLVSAMPVALMLAQRQRDLVKLSTSNRFLTSAEKAAKVGHWRYAPSDGAVYLSSEARRMLGEDARPHTVADIADLFHDDDRKRVAHVLLQSLATGVPFVFEARIPGPQGEMFDTECRGEVEWADDPQKIAIFGTMMDITDRANTMRELANARAHAEREAEETRLLAETDHLTGIANRRKILSDLERTVLDGRARSEKVAIAMVDVDHFKSINDRFGHEAGDRTLQQLSSILSDRFADAGMVGRFGGEEFLIVTRGLGASELDTRCTALRDFLCTYAWPVEGLSELTLSIGIAELGEGASETDLLNAADKALYFAKRGGRNRSVVFEGNLIRV from the coding sequence TTGAGCCGGGGGACTGCAATCCATAGCGAGAGATATGTCTGGCCGCTGGTCTACAGCCTGGCTTGGCTTGTCTGCGCCTATATCGCGCTGGAACTGACGCAAGGCGAGGACGGGATCGCGGCCGTCTGGCCGTCGAGCGGCATTTTCGTCGCCTCGCTTCTCCACCTAGGACGGTCCGGACGCCTCGCGACGACCGTGGGCGTCGGTATCGCGAGCCTGCTGGCGAACTATGTCGGCGGCCTCTCGCTCCTTGCCTGCTTCGGCTACACGGTCGCAAACCTCGCCGAAGGCTGGCTGGTCTTCTACCTGATGGGCGGCGAAAAGAGCCGCGGCAAGCTGCTGGCGCGGCCGATGAACCTCATCCGCTTTGCCGCCTCAGCCATCTTCGTCGCCATGCTCAGCGCAGGCGTCGCCGGCGTGCTGTCGGCCAAGTTCGATCTCGACTTCCTGACCTCGTGGGCGACGACTGTCGGCCTCGGCATGCTGATCGTGGCGCCGTTCATCCTCTTCCTCGTCCAGAGCGACGAGGGGCGCAAGCGGCTGGTCAGCGTGCGGACGGTCTGGGCGCTGATGCTGGTGGCGGTCGCATCGCTCGCCGCCTTCGGGCAGGCCCAGGTCCCGCTCCTTTTCCTGCCGGTGCTGGCAATCTCCATCGCCACGGCTGCGCTGGGCCTCAGCGGCGCGGCGCTTGCCCTGCTGGTGGTGGCGGTCATCGGATCGGTGCTGACGGTCTACGATACCGGACCGGTCAGCGGCTATTTCCCGCTGCAGGGCCAGCAGGTCCTGTTCCTGCAGGTCTATTTCCTCGGCCTGCTCGTCAGCGCCATGCCGGTCGCCCTGATGCTGGCGCAGCGCCAGCGCGACCTGGTCAAGCTGTCGACCAGCAACCGCTTCCTTACTTCCGCCGAAAAGGCTGCCAAGGTCGGGCACTGGCGTTACGCTCCGTCGGACGGCGCGGTCTATCTCTCGTCGGAAGCGCGCCGGATGCTGGGTGAGGATGCGCGCCCGCATACCGTCGCCGACATCGCCGATCTCTTCCATGACGACGATCGCAAGCGCGTGGCGCACGTTCTGCTGCAATCGCTTGCCACGGGCGTGCCCTTCGTGTTTGAGGCGCGCATACCGGGCCCGCAGGGCGAGATGTTCGATACCGAATGCCGCGGCGAAGTCGAATGGGCCGACGACCCCCAGAAGATCGCCATCTTCGGCACGATGATGGACATCACCGACCGCGCAAACACCATGCGCGAACTGGCCAACGCCCGCGCCCATGCCGAGCGCGAGGCCGAGGAAACCCGCCTGCTGGCCGAAACCGACCACCTCACGGGCATCGCAAACCGCCGCAAGATCCTGTCCGATCTCGAACGCACCGTGCTCGACGGGCGCGCGCGCTCTGAAAAGGTGGCCATCGCCATGGTCGACGTCGATCACTTCAAGTCGATCAACGATCGTTTCGGTCATGAAGCGGGCGACCGCACACTGCAGCAGCTTAGCTCGATCCTGTCGGACCGGTTCGCCGATGCAGGAATGGTCGGGCGTTTCGGGGGCGAGGAATTCCTTATCGTGACCCGCGGTCTCGGCGCCAGCGAACTGGATACGCGCTGCACCGCGCTGCGCGATTTCCTGTGCACCTATGCCTGGCCGGTCGAGGGGCTGAGCGAACTGACCCTCAGCATAGGGATCGCCGAACTGGGCGAAGGGGCGAGCGAGACCGACCTCCTCAACGCTGCCGACAAGGCGCTTTATTTCGCCAAGCGCGGCGGGCGGAACCGCTCGGTCGTGTTCGAAGGCAATCTCATCAGGGTGTAA
- a CDS encoding prolyl hydroxylase family protein: MTKTAIIPDQDALKRIGKQVRARLEADPDIYKVPTEKAEIFAVPNFLSREECRRFITMIDVVARPSELHETAYIEKFRTSYSGNFDPRDPFVKGISRRIDDLLGMNPMCGESIQGQRYLPGQEFKPHNDWFYTDQEYWQLERKRGGQRCWTAMAFLNVVEEGGHTHFTEVGASIEPKPGVLLVWNNATPDGVPNEGTMHAGTPVIKGAKYVLTKWYRTRKHV; this comes from the coding sequence ATGACCAAGACCGCAATCATTCCCGACCAGGACGCGCTGAAGCGCATCGGCAAGCAGGTGCGTGCGCGCCTCGAGGCCGATCCGGACATCTACAAGGTGCCGACCGAAAAGGCGGAAATCTTCGCCGTGCCGAACTTCCTCTCTCGCGAGGAATGCCGCCGCTTCATCACCATGATCGATGTCGTCGCGCGACCCAGCGAACTGCACGAGACCGCCTATATCGAGAAGTTCCGCACCTCCTATTCGGGCAATTTTGATCCGCGCGATCCCTTCGTGAAGGGCATCTCGCGCCGGATCGACGATTTGCTCGGCATGAACCCGATGTGCGGCGAATCCATCCAGGGCCAGCGCTACCTGCCGGGGCAGGAATTCAAGCCGCACAACGACTGGTTCTATACAGACCAGGAATACTGGCAGCTTGAACGCAAGCGCGGCGGCCAGCGGTGCTGGACGGCCATGGCCTTCCTCAACGTGGTGGAAGAAGGCGGGCACACGCATTTCACCGAGGTCGGCGCGTCGATCGAACCCAAGCCCGGCGTCCTCTTAGTGTGGAACAATGCCACGCCTGACGGGGTGCCCAACGAAGGCACGATGCACGCGGGCACACCGGTCATAAAGGGTGCGAAATACGTCCTGACCAAGTGGTACCGGACGCGCAAGCACGTCTGA